The genome window CGGTGATCGCCGCCAACGCCAATATCGGCGTGGCCAAGGCTGCCTACTACCCGGACCTGACCCTGAGCCTGGCCGGTGGTTATTCCAGCAGCACCTACGCCGACTGGATCAGCCTGCCGAACCGCTTCTGGTCGGTGGGACCGAAGCTGGCCATGACCCTGTTCGATGGCGGCCAGCGCTCGGCGGAAGTCGACCGCACCGTGGCCTCCTATGACGAAACCGTCGCCAAGTACCGCCAGACTGTGCTGGATGGTTTCCGTGAAGTGGAAAACTATATGGTGCAACTCAAGGTGCTGGAGGACGAGGCGGTGGTCAGCAACGAAGCGCTGGCGGCAGCACGCGAGTCGCTGCGCCTGACCCAGAACCAGTACAAGGCCGGGCTGATTGCCTACCTGGATGTGGTTACCGTGCAAGCCACGGCGTTGAGCAACGAGCGCACGGTGCTGACCTTGCTGCAGACGCGCCTGGTGGCCAGTGTGCAACTGATCGCCGCCTTGGGCGGTGGCTGGGATGGACAGACGCCGATTGCCGACAAAAATTAGCGATGAACTCGATCCCATGAGCGGGCTTGCTGTGGTGAGCGGGCTTGCCCCGCGTTGGAGTGCGTAGCGCTCCCGTTTTTTGGGGCCGCTGCGCGGCCCAGCGCGGGGCAAGCCCGCTCACCACAATAAGCCCGCTCACCACCGCCCACCGCCATATTTGACCTCAGCAAACCCTCGTTTCTGAGCCATAGGATTGGCGTCAAAATGCCACTAATGGCGCTCTGATAATTAATCAACTGTTCAAGAATTATTCTCGCTACAATCGCCCGCTTTGCCATTTCGCACGGGCCTCTCGGGCTCGCTGTGCACGAGAAGTCCCATGCTCATCGGTAGTTATTCGCCCTCACTGGTCGTGATCTCACTGTTCGTCGCGATCCTCGCTTCCTATACCGCGCTGGACCTTTCCGGGCGCATCGCCACCGCCAAGGGGCGCGCCGTTTATTTATGGATCACTGGCGGGTCCATGGCGATGGGGGTGGGGGTGTGGTCGATGCACTTCATCGGCATGCTGGCTTTGCGCTTGCCGTTTGCCCTGGGCTTCGACCTGGGGATTACCGCGCTGTCGTTGCTGATTGCGGTGCTGTCCAGCGGCTTTGCACTATGGCTGGTCAGCCAACCGCGCCTGCCGGCCTGGCAGCTGGGGTTGGGGGCGCTGATCATGGGCACCGGCATTGCCAGCATGCACTACACCGGCATGGCGGCGATGCGCATGACGCCGGGCATCGACTACGACCCGACGTTGTTTGGCGCTTCGTTATTGATCGCGGTGGTGGCCTCCGGCGCAGCGCTGTGGATCGCCCATAATTTGCGCCGCAATACGCCGTATGTGCGCCTGGCCCGTGGTGGGGCGGCGGTGGTAATGGGGTTTGCCATCGTCGGCATGCATTACACCGGCATGGCAGCGGCCCGCTTTGCCGATGAAAGCTTCTGCGGGGCGGCACTGAACGGGTTGAGCGGCAAGGGCCTGGATAACCTGGTGCTGGTCACCACCCTGGCGGTGCTGGCCATCGCTTTACTGACTTCGTTGCTCGACGCACGCCTGGAAGCGCGCACGGCGGTACTCGCCGACTCCCTGAGCCAGGCCAACCAGGAGCTGACCCACCTGGCCCTGCACGACATGCTCACCGGGCTGCCCAACCGCACCTTGCTCGCCGACCGCATCCAGCAAGCCATGCAGGCGGTGAAAGAGCAGGGCGGCTGCTTTGCGCTGATGTTCATCGACCTGGACGGCTTCAAGCCGGTCAACGATGCTTTTGGCCATCATATGGGCGACCAGCTGCTGCGCGAAGTCGGCCAGCGCCTGCGCGAAGACTTGCGCAGCCACGACACCCTGGCGCGCATCGGCGGCGATGAGTTCGTATTGCTGGTGCAACTGACCCAGCCGGACGATGCCCTCGGCCTGGCCGAGCGCCAGGTGGTGCTGATCAACCGCGCCTTTCAGGTGGCCGAACATGAGCTGAAGATCTCCGCCAGCGTGGGCATCGCCATGTTCCCGGGCA of Pseudomonas azotoformans contains these proteins:
- a CDS encoding putative bifunctional diguanylate cyclase/phosphodiesterase, whose amino-acid sequence is MLIGSYSPSLVVISLFVAILASYTALDLSGRIATAKGRAVYLWITGGSMAMGVGVWSMHFIGMLALRLPFALGFDLGITALSLLIAVLSSGFALWLVSQPRLPAWQLGLGALIMGTGIASMHYTGMAAMRMTPGIDYDPTLFGASLLIAVVASGAALWIAHNLRRNTPYVRLARGGAAVVMGFAIVGMHYTGMAAARFADESFCGAALNGLSGKGLDNLVLVTTLAVLAIALLTSLLDARLEARTAVLADSLSQANQELTHLALHDMLTGLPNRTLLADRIQQAMQAVKEQGGCFALMFIDLDGFKPVNDAFGHHMGDQLLREVGQRLREDLRSHDTLARIGGDEFVLLVQLTQPDDALGLAERQVVLINRAFQVAEHELKISASVGIAMFPGNGNNPQELLMNADAAMYHAKGMGKNGYSFFDASMNTNARKQLQLLQDLRNAVEQQQFRLYYQPKFDAASGIAVGAEALLRWEHPQQGLLLPATFIELAEKTGLIIPIGEWVLNEACRQMSLWYAQGYEDWRIAVNLSALQFCHAGLVKSVAAALEHHQLPANNLTLEITETTAMSDADASMTVLQQLSDMGVDLSIDDFGTGYSSLMYLKRLPANELKIDRGFVRDLEHDSDDAAIVSAIVALGQALGLRIVAEGVETDVQQNFLTRLGCNSLQGYLLGHPLPADGFMVDIQRAEGALAPDKSRA